AGAAAGCGCACATCAAAGACCAAATCCGCATCCAAAGGCAGACCGTATTTGAAACCAAAACTCATGACCTCAATGCGGAAACTGTGCATCTCGTCCTGATTTGAGAATTGCTCAGAGATGGTCTTTCTCAGCTCCCGTGGTGTCAAATCAGTTGTGTCCACAACATTTTGACTGAGATTTTTCAGAGGGGCCAAGAGCTCACGCTCCAGCTTAATCCCATCCAAAATCCGGCCATCAGCTGCCAACGGATGGCTGCGCCGCGTTTCCTTGTAACGAGCCACTAACTCCTTATCCGCTGCATCTAGGAAAAGAATCTTAAAATCAATGTTCTCGTTTTGCTCTAAATCATCCAAAACGTTCTGGATTTGCAAAAAGAAGGAACGGCTGCGCATATCGACAACCAGAGCCAATTTATCATTGTCAGTAGTCCCTTCGACCAGCTGCAAGAACTTCGGCACCAGAGTTGGCGGCATATTATCAATGGTAAAATAACCTAAGTCTTCAAAGGACTGGATGGCTACGGTTTTCCCCGCTCCGCTCATTCCAGTCACAATGACAAGCTGAATTTTCTTCTCAGACATTATAATCCTTTCATCAGATAGAATCCGTCAAAAAGCTGTTTTCTCCAGCACTTTTTAGAGAATCTCGGCAATAACCTCAATCTCAATCTTCACATCCTTAGGTAGGCGAGCCACTTCTACTGCCGAGCGAGCTGGAAATGCTTCTGTAAAGGCTGTTTTATAAACTTCATTAAAAGCCACAAAATCATTGATATCGCTCAAGAAGCAAGTAGCCTTGACTACGTGGTCAAAGTCTGTTCCAGCGGCTTCCAAAATAGCTGAAACATTTTTCAGCACCTGCTGGGTCTGCTCTTCAATAGTTGTCCCAATGATTTCTCCTGTTTCAGGAGACAGGGGAATCTGCCCGCTCGCAAACAAGAGATTGCCGACAATTTTTCCTTGAACATAAGGTCCAATCGCTGCTGGTGCTTTGTCTGTATGAATTGTTTTTGCCATAATTATCACTTCTCCTACTTATTTTTTTCATTATACCATAAAATAGCAAGCAATGGCCACGACAGATTGATAAGCCTTGCCTTTTTCCATTTTTTCATTGATGGGGCCTTAGAAGCTAAAAGGAAATCTTCTTACCTATCAGAACCCACTTTTTAAGATTTAAAAACGCTGAGAAATCTTTCCCAGCGTTTATGATTCTCAAAATAAAATCTTATTGCTCTTCAGCTTTCGCTAATGCTTCTCTTTCC
This window of the Streptococcus sanguinis genome carries:
- the rapZ gene encoding RNase adapter RapZ translates to MSEKKIQLVIVTGMSGAGKTVAIQSFEDLGYFTIDNMPPTLVPKFLQLVEGTTDNDKLALVVDMRSRSFFLQIQNVLDDLEQNENIDFKILFLDAADKELVARYKETRRSHPLAADGRILDGIKLERELLAPLKNLSQNVVDTTDLTPRELRKTISEQFSNQDEMHSFRIEVMSFGFKYGLPLDADLVFDVRFLPNPYYKPELRNQTGLDKDVFDYVMNHAESEEFYQHLLGLIEPILPGYQKEGKSILTIAVGCTGGQHRSVAFAQRLADDLAKNWPVNASHRDKNRRKETVNRS
- a CDS encoding RidA family protein, which codes for MAKTIHTDKAPAAIGPYVQGKIVGNLLFASGQIPLSPETGEIIGTTIEEQTQQVLKNVSAILEAAGTDFDHVVKATCFLSDINDFVAFNEVYKTAFTEAFPARSAVEVARLPKDVKIEIEVIAEIL